A window of Bdellovibrio svalbardensis genomic DNA:
AACCGGCCACGGCAATCATGACGGAAGGACGGCCCGTGGTGTTTTCAAAAAACTCTGGATGTAATTGTCCAAGAATAAAACCGCCCCCTAGCAAGCCTCCGACAAAGGCTGCTCGCCAGGCATAATCCCCTTTTACAAAGCTCAAAAGACCGTTGGTGATGCCACTAATTCCCGTGACACGTCCGTTTAAAACCAACATCAAAGAGGCGGCGAGCCCAATCAAAGCCCCGCCGAATAAAGCCATTAAAATACTGTGCAACATACTTACTCCTTCACCACAGGTAGATTTAAATTATTCCATTGAATCATGCCTCCAAGCATATTGCTTGTCTGCCGAAATCCCATTTCTTCACTCAGCAAAGTCGTTTGCCCCGAGCGAGCCCCACTTCGACATACAAAAACAACAGACTCATCGCGATTCAAAGTATTCAAAAAATTTATTAAGTCGGGTCCGAGAGTGACTAGCTCTGCGTTCTCAATATGCCCCAACTCCCCCTTGAACTCTTCGGGAGTGCGGACATCAATGATTCGCACTTTATTGCGCTGCTCATGAACCTCTTGGCAGGTGATTTCACGCATAAACTTTCTCCTTCACTGGAAACCATCCTACAGCTATTCTAAAGTTGGCAATTATGCTCACGGACATAATTGA
This region includes:
- a CDS encoding YeeE/YedE family protein, encoding MLHSILMALFGGALIGLAASLMLVLNGRVTGISGITNGLLSFVKGDYAWRAAFVGGLLGGGFILGQLHPEFFENTTGRPSVMIAVAGLIVGFGTVLGSGCTSGHGVCGIARFSPRSLVATLVFMLVGMASATLLKAILG
- a CDS encoding rhodanese-like domain-containing protein, with translation MREITCQEVHEQRNKVRIIDVRTPEEFKGELGHIENAELVTLGPDLINFLNTLNRDESVVFVCRSGARSGQTTLLSEEMGFRQTSNMLGGMIQWNNLNLPVVKE